The Magallana gigas chromosome 6, xbMagGiga1.1, whole genome shotgun sequence genome includes the window CCGCTGAACTTTTTCTGTGAGCCGTGTATCACCCCTGTGTGTAGAGATTGCACCGTTATTGACCACAAGGAGAAGAATGGGCACATCGTGATGAACGTGGAAGAGGCCCTCCACAAGTACGTGCCAGTCTTAGACGAAACTTTAACAGAGATGGAAAGCGAGGAGAAGACGCTCCACGACAAACGGATGGCTCTAGAGAAAGCGTCCGACAACCTGGAGCAGATTCAAAAAGAGCTCGGAGTCCAGATCAGACAAACGTTTGACCGTATCCGCGACGCCATTGATGAGCGGGAGAGGGAACTCTACACAGCGGCGGAGCACGAGATCGACAAAAAGCGGCAGGAGATCTCAGACCAGCTAGAGTTAGCTTTAAATCGTGAAGAGACTTTCAAATCGGAGAGAATGAAATTAAACACTgccaaagaaacaaaaaacattgCTGCCATGTTTTCGAACCATCAGTCGGCGCGTGAAGCCCTCATGGAGAAGGTTACGGTTCACGGTCCTTCTCGCGCAATTCGAGATTTCGCCGTGAGCTTCCAGTTTAACAGTCGACAGGAAAATAATATCCGGCATTACATCTCAAATTTTGGTGACGTCACGTTCAAGAATGCATGATCAAGAAAAAACCAAAGAATCTCTGCGAGCTTTTCAATCCAATAGAATTTTGCAAACAAGGCATAGAACTCATGTAATCGTTTGATGAAGATTCAGTTAACGAATCTTCAAAATGGAACAGTTTGGTTCAATATCATATACCTTAATTCAAGTAAAGAGTTTATCTTGTTCCCTTAAGTGCGATATTTATCCCaatcataatttatattttcaaatttaaaaaaaaagacatatatGATAATACCTTTATTTATAATCGTTCAATGACGAacgatatgaatttttttatgcgAGTAGGGTTAAATAAATTCAGATTGAATTGTTAATTGTTGGTGGTGTATTGTGTATAAATTGTTGCTTTCTTTGTCACTTACTGTGGCGATGttattatattgatttaa containing:
- the LOC105330404 gene encoding tripartite motif-containing protein 59 isoform X2, translated to MARFLIPPVLDSDFTPTLTLPVSEIDETMTTEKEEEEKRLEEKMKELENDSGFNQPMETGVVIPTPDKNNKKNLVFDEERFEDTFLKCLICRETFDEDEKMPKMLPCHHTFCLDCLKQMFRVEGEFRRNLTSAFRSMPVAVKISCPTCREGLIASEAEILRLPNDHTVRELVAFVRCTGKPDVAYCKKHQMQPLNFFCEPCITPVCRDCTVIDHKEKNGHIVMNVEEALHKYVPVLDETLTEMESEEKTLHDKRMALEKASDNLEQIQKELGVQIRQTFDRIRDAIDERERELYTAAEHEIDKKRQEISDQLELALNREETFKSERMKLNTAKETKNIAAMFSNHQSAREALMEKVTVHGPSRAIRDFAVSFQFNSRQENNIRHYISNFGDVTFKNA
- the LOC105330404 gene encoding tripartite motif-containing protein 59 isoform X1 — protein: MSKRACSGLRAALLERDRYLWDCAANRRPRTETMTTEKEEEEKRLEEKMKELENDSGFNQPMETGVVIPTPDKNNKKNLVFDEERFEDTFLKCLICRETFDEDEKMPKMLPCHHTFCLDCLKQMFRVEGEFRRNLTSAFRSMPVAVKISCPTCREGLIASEAEILRLPNDHTVRELVAFVRCTGKPDVAYCKKHQMQPLNFFCEPCITPVCRDCTVIDHKEKNGHIVMNVEEALHKYVPVLDETLTEMESEEKTLHDKRMALEKASDNLEQIQKELGVQIRQTFDRIRDAIDERERELYTAAEHEIDKKRQEISDQLELALNREETFKSERMKLNTAKETKNIAAMFSNHQSAREALMEKVTVHGPSRAIRDFAVSFQFNSRQENNIRHYISNFGDVTFKNA
- the LOC105330404 gene encoding tripartite motif-containing protein 59 isoform X3; the encoded protein is MTTEKEEEEKRLEEKMKELENDSGFNQPMETGVVIPTPDKNNKKNLVFDEERFEDTFLKCLICRETFDEDEKMPKMLPCHHTFCLDCLKQMFRVEGEFRRNLTSAFRSMPVAVKISCPTCREGLIASEAEILRLPNDHTVRELVAFVRCTGKPDVAYCKKHQMQPLNFFCEPCITPVCRDCTVIDHKEKNGHIVMNVEEALHKYVPVLDETLTEMESEEKTLHDKRMALEKASDNLEQIQKELGVQIRQTFDRIRDAIDERERELYTAAEHEIDKKRQEISDQLELALNREETFKSERMKLNTAKETKNIAAMFSNHQSAREALMEKVTVHGPSRAIRDFAVSFQFNSRQENNIRHYISNFGDVTFKNA